One region of Flavobacterium sp. KACC 22763 genomic DNA includes:
- a CDS encoding MBL fold metallo-hydrolase: MKIEQIYTGCLAQGAYYITSNGEAAIIDPLREIQPYLDRLERDGVKLKYIFETHFHADFVSGHVDLSKETGAPIVYGPNASCEFDCISAKDGQEFKIGKVTIKVLHTPGHTMESTTFLLIDENGKDHAIFSGDTLFIGDVGRPDLAQKAAGMTQDQLAGILFHSLRNKIMTLADDVIVYPAHGAGSACGKNMSKETVSTIGNQKATNYALRTNMTEEEFIKEVTDGLLPPPAYFSMNVAMNKGGYESFETVLNNGMRAINVKDFEAVAEETGALILDTRSAADFSKGFIPQSINIGINGDFAPWVGTLIADVKQPIILVTAAGMEEETVTRLSRVGFDTIIGHLEGGFEAWQNAGFEIDTVNRITAEQFANEFKFGEDKVVDIRKETEYAAEHIDDAYSKPLAYINDWVKDINPNEHFYLHCAGGYRSMIASSILQARGFRNFSEVEGGFGAISKTNVPKSDFVCQSKVLKA; the protein is encoded by the coding sequence ATGAAAATAGAACAAATTTACACCGGATGCCTCGCTCAAGGTGCATATTATATCACTTCAAATGGCGAAGCGGCCATTATTGATCCGCTTAGAGAAATTCAACCTTATCTAGATCGTTTAGAACGTGACGGAGTAAAACTGAAGTATATTTTTGAAACACATTTCCACGCCGATTTCGTTTCAGGTCACGTTGATTTGAGCAAAGAAACTGGAGCGCCAATCGTTTATGGCCCAAATGCTTCCTGCGAATTTGACTGCATTTCTGCAAAAGACGGTCAGGAATTTAAAATCGGAAAAGTGACGATTAAAGTTTTACACACTCCTGGCCACACTATGGAAAGTACAACTTTTTTACTTATCGATGAAAACGGAAAAGATCATGCGATTTTCTCTGGAGACACTTTATTTATTGGTGATGTCGGACGCCCTGACTTAGCTCAAAAAGCAGCTGGAATGACACAAGATCAATTAGCTGGAATTTTATTTCATTCCTTAAGAAATAAAATCATGACGCTTGCTGATGATGTAATTGTATATCCTGCGCATGGAGCTGGAAGCGCTTGCGGAAAAAATATGAGCAAAGAAACTGTTTCGACTATTGGAAACCAAAAAGCAACCAATTATGCTTTGCGCACTAATATGACCGAAGAAGAGTTCATCAAAGAAGTAACAGACGGTTTATTGCCTCCTCCTGCCTATTTCAGCATGAACGTGGCTATGAATAAAGGTGGCTACGAAAGCTTTGAAACGGTTCTAAACAACGGAATGAGAGCCATAAACGTAAAAGATTTTGAAGCTGTAGCCGAAGAAACTGGCGCTTTAATTCTAGATACAAGAAGTGCTGCCGATTTCAGTAAAGGGTTTATTCCGCAATCTATCAACATCGGAATCAACGGTGATTTTGCTCCTTGGGTTGGAACTTTAATTGCCGATGTAAAACAGCCAATTATATTGGTTACCGCGGCGGGAATGGAAGAAGAAACAGTAACTCGTTTAAGCCGTGTAGGTTTTGATACCATTATTGGACATTTGGAAGGCGGTTTTGAAGCTTGGCAAAATGCAGGTTTCGAAATTGATACTGTTAACAGAATTACTGCTGAACAATTTGCAAATGAGTTTAAATTTGGTGAAGATAAAGTTGTAGATATTCGTAAAGAAACAGAATACGCAGCAGAACACATAGATGACGCTTACAGCAAACCTTTGGCTTATATCAATGATTGGGTAAAAGACATTAATCCAAATGAGCATTTTTATCTGCATTGCGCAGGGGGTTACAGAAGTATGATTGCATCCTCTATCCTTCAAGCAAGAGGTTTCAGAAATTTCTCTGAGGTTGAAGGTGGTTTTGGTGCAATTTCTAAAACCAATGTTCCAAAATCGGATTTTGTTTGTCAGAGCAAGGTTTTGAAAGCATAA
- a CDS encoding HD domain-containing protein — MNTKDLLDQIAFIKEIDKVKYIQRKTKLFNSDRCENDAEHSWHLALMAIVLAEHSNEPIDVLKVVKMVLIHDIVEIDAGDVFIYDTVKSHDNTDEERLAANRIFGLLPKKQAEELIAIWEEFEAGETNEAKFARSMDRLEPLLQNTSNNGGTWKEFGVKYDKVYEKKSIIKEGSKSIWNYAEGLINESVEKGILEK; from the coding sequence ATGAACACAAAGGACTTATTGGATCAAATTGCTTTTATAAAAGAAATTGATAAGGTAAAATACATTCAGCGCAAGACAAAATTATTCAACAGCGACAGATGTGAGAATGATGCAGAACACAGCTGGCATTTGGCTTTGATGGCAATTGTTTTGGCAGAACATTCCAATGAACCGATTGATGTTTTGAAAGTGGTAAAAATGGTTTTGATACATGACATTGTCGAAATTGATGCTGGCGACGTTTTTATTTATGATACCGTAAAAAGTCATGATAATACAGATGAAGAACGTTTAGCAGCCAATAGAATTTTTGGTTTGCTTCCAAAAAAGCAAGCCGAAGAATTAATTGCCATTTGGGAAGAATTTGAAGCAGGAGAAACCAACGAAGCCAAATTTGCAAGATCTATGGACAGATTGGAGCCTTTGTTGCAAAACACTTCTAACAATGGTGGGACGTGGAAAGAGTTTGGAGTGAAATATGATAAAGTTTACGAGAAGAAAAGCATTATTAAAGAGGGGTCAAAATCGATATGGAATTATGCTGAAGGTTTGATTAATGAAAGTGTAGAAAAAGGGATTTTGGAAAAATAA
- a CDS encoding YeeE/YedE family protein: protein MLEIIKEPWPWYVAGPLIGLTVPILLIIGNKSFGISSSLRHICAACIPANISFFKYDWKKESWNLFFVLGIFFGGFIAAHFLSNPNPVEIAPELSEKLATYGITDHSGLVPSQLFSWESLLTLRGFIMIVVGGFLVGFGTRYAGGCTSGHAIMGLSNLQWPSLVATICFMIGGFVMALLILPYILSL, encoded by the coding sequence ATACTTGAAATTATTAAAGAACCATGGCCTTGGTACGTAGCAGGCCCGCTGATTGGATTAACAGTTCCAATTTTATTAATTATAGGAAATAAATCTTTCGGGATTAGTTCTTCACTTCGCCATATTTGTGCGGCTTGTATTCCTGCAAATATTTCATTTTTTAAATACGACTGGAAAAAAGAAAGCTGGAATTTATTCTTTGTTCTTGGAATATTCTTCGGAGGTTTTATTGCTGCGCATTTTCTTTCGAATCCAAATCCGGTGGAAATTGCTCCTGAATTATCAGAGAAATTAGCCACTTACGGAATTACAGATCATAGTGGTTTGGTTCCTTCACAATTATTTTCTTGGGAAAGTTTATTAACGCTTCGCGGATTTATCATGATTGTCGTTGGCGGATTTTTAGTAGGTTTTGGAACTCGTTATGCGGGCGGATGCACAAGCGGACACGCGATTATGGGATTATCAAACTTACAATGGCCATCATTGGTTGCTACAATCTGTTTTATGATTGGAGGTTTTGTAATGGCACTTTTGATTTTACCTTATATTCTTTCACTTTAA